A region of Deltaproteobacteria bacterium DNA encodes the following proteins:
- a CDS encoding alpha/beta hydrolase, producing MTDFEKGLRLYDHPEITRRLLFPRREFIADSTNPRTFNHFIEVEPGVEIGCRFYPFGEEAPNIIYFHGNGEIASDYDFVAPMYRELGLNLFVTDYRGYGMSSGDPTPGAMIRDAHPLFRGFSGFLSERRFTGRHYVMGRSLGSAPAIEIAYRHSKQLAGLIVESGFASARNQLRRIGMTHLLEDDLEPVGFGNDIKIGAIKIPTLIIHGEEDEIIPVGEGRSLYELSGAPLKRVCFIPRAGHNDLLIGGLKRYMDAVDTFISAT from the coding sequence ATGACCGATTTTGAAAAGGGATTGCGGCTTTATGACCACCCGGAAATCACCCGAAGGCTGTTATTCCCTCGCCGTGAGTTTATCGCGGACTCAACAAACCCAAGGACCTTCAATCATTTTATTGAGGTAGAACCGGGGGTGGAGATCGGTTGCCGATTCTACCCTTTTGGGGAAGAGGCGCCGAACATTATTTATTTCCACGGCAATGGAGAAATAGCCTCCGATTATGATTTCGTAGCCCCAATGTACCGGGAACTCGGCCTGAACCTGTTTGTAACAGACTACCGGGGATACGGCATGAGCAGCGGGGACCCAACCCCCGGCGCCATGATACGGGACGCCCATCCGCTTTTCCGGGGATTTTCGGGCTTTCTTTCCGAACGGCGATTTACCGGAAGGCATTACGTGATGGGGCGCTCTCTGGGCAGTGCTCCGGCTATCGAGATAGCTTATCGCCATTCAAAACAGTTGGCGGGATTGATCGTGGAGAGCGGCTTCGCCTCGGCCCGCAACCAACTGCGACGAATCGGTATGACGCACCTCCTTGAGGATGATCTGGAACCGGTAGGATTTGGCAACGACATCAAGATAGGGGCAATAAAAATCCCCACCCTCATTATTCATGGCGAAGAAGACGAAATAATCCCTGTCGGGGAAGGCCGGAGTCTCTACGAACTTTCCGGCGCCCCGCTCAAAAGGGTGTGTTTCATTCCCCGGGCCGGTCATAACGATCTACTGATAGGGGGATTGAAAAGGTATATGGACGCCGTCGATACTTTCATTTCGGCAACTTGA
- a CDS encoding prenyltransferase: MDKASYLTRSTLHRRIAGKTLAWISLSRPPFHTVGILPFCLGTYLAWKTEDIFKNSVFFIGVLAVFFILLSTYQSGEYFDHREDALSKAKFKSRFAGGSGIMQTGILPRRIPLLTSIVSIFLAAALGLVLQFGCGTGPYTLLLGCLGGLSGFFYSTKPVRLVERGYGEFFIAFCFGWLPIATAFYLQTGFIHPLIHWISIPIALTIFNVILLNEFHDYAADHAVGKKNLLVRLGQGKGLVLFLAVSVTAWIMTFISIHAGVPPKMLHVYLPVFFFSLLIILLLRKGWHRKPETLEILCGMNIVVNLGTTAAFIYAWT, translated from the coding sequence ATGGATAAAGCATCGTATCTTACAAGATCAACCCTTCACCGGCGAATCGCAGGAAAGACCCTGGCCTGGATCAGCCTTTCCCGACCTCCCTTTCATACGGTCGGCATTTTGCCCTTTTGCCTGGGGACATACCTGGCCTGGAAAACAGAGGACATCTTCAAGAATTCGGTGTTTTTTATTGGGGTGCTGGCGGTATTTTTTATCCTGCTGTCGACCTACCAATCCGGAGAATACTTCGACCACAGAGAAGACGCGCTTTCGAAAGCAAAGTTCAAAAGTCGTTTCGCCGGGGGATCCGGAATTATGCAGACTGGGATACTGCCCCGACGGATACCCTTATTAACCAGCATCGTATCCATTTTTTTGGCAGCGGCCCTGGGGCTGGTTCTTCAGTTCGGATGCGGCACCGGTCCGTACACCCTGCTGCTCGGCTGCCTGGGGGGGCTTTCGGGTTTCTTCTATTCCACGAAACCGGTGCGGCTCGTCGAACGAGGTTACGGTGAGTTTTTTATCGCCTTCTGTTTCGGATGGCTTCCCATCGCCACAGCCTTCTATCTGCAAACCGGATTTATCCATCCGCTGATTCATTGGATCAGCATACCGATTGCGCTAACAATTTTTAACGTTATTCTTCTGAATGAATTTCACGATTATGCAGCCGACCATGCCGTCGGGAAAAAGAATCTCCTCGTTCGGCTGGGGCAGGGAAAGGGCCTGGTCCTCTTTCTCGCTGTCTCCGTCACCGCATGGATCATGACCTTTATCTCGATCCATGCCGGCGTTCCCCCAAAAATGCTCCATGTTTATCTGCCGGTCTTTTTCTTTTCCCTGCTGATCATCCTTTTGCTTCGCAAGGGCTGGCACAGAAAGCCTGAAACCCTGGAAATTCTCTGTGGAATGAATATCGTCGTAAATCTGGGCACGACCGCCGCCTTCATCTACGCCTGGACCTGA
- a CDS encoding radical SAM protein translates to MSVKSFFNPPSLLLRQLGSVLLMTYLNGWKKFPLWLCRHAFSSIPVSNGATGMGCIGYPGHPVWEVTSACNLTCIHCHATSGKPGPDELTTDEGKKLIDQIAEVSGFRSLVYTGGEPLVRPDIFELLRHSQNVGFANIIATNGTLIDEEMAVKLKEHGVVCNAISLDSPNPERHNFIRNSPDAFNLVQRAIEATRKAGILVQINTTAMEYNMPDLGDLIEFVDRIDGGIMLMYQLVAVGRGERIEKATLKKSANRQLSELISRKQKNCGAIVEPVAGPQYWPYLLEKKQCTNGLWRRVAEQVFHGCAAGRGFAYVKANGDVWPCPFVEISGGNVRMESFKSIYETSSVFRNLRNRENMLKGLCGDCRYRTICGGCRGRALAYSGDYLAEDPRCFIRDSGTS, encoded by the coding sequence ATGTCGGTAAAATCTTTTTTTAATCCCCCGTCGCTGCTGTTACGACAATTGGGAAGCGTTCTTCTCATGACCTACTTGAACGGCTGGAAGAAATTTCCCCTGTGGCTTTGCCGTCATGCCTTCTCTTCCATCCCGGTTTCCAATGGCGCCACCGGAATGGGTTGCATCGGCTATCCCGGTCATCCCGTATGGGAAGTCACCTCCGCCTGTAACCTGACCTGCATCCACTGCCATGCGACAAGCGGCAAACCCGGTCCGGATGAACTGACCACCGATGAGGGGAAAAAGCTCATCGATCAGATCGCCGAGGTGAGTGGTTTCCGCTCCCTCGTCTATACGGGGGGGGAACCTCTCGTGCGCCCCGATATTTTCGAACTCCTCCGCCACTCACAAAATGTCGGCTTCGCCAACATTATCGCCACCAACGGTACACTTATCGATGAGGAAATGGCGGTTAAACTGAAAGAGCACGGTGTGGTGTGTAACGCCATCAGCCTCGATTCGCCAAATCCTGAACGCCATAATTTTATCCGGAACTCACCCGATGCCTTCAACTTGGTTCAGCGGGCAATCGAAGCCACAAGAAAAGCGGGAATCCTCGTACAGATCAACACCACGGCGATGGAATACAACATGCCAGACTTGGGGGATCTCATTGAGTTCGTGGACCGAATCGACGGAGGAATCATGCTGATGTACCAGTTGGTTGCCGTCGGTCGGGGCGAAAGAATCGAGAAGGCCACCCTGAAAAAATCCGCGAACAGGCAATTGAGCGAATTGATTTCCCGGAAGCAGAAAAACTGCGGGGCCATCGTTGAACCGGTCGCGGGTCCCCAGTACTGGCCATATCTTCTGGAAAAAAAGCAGTGTACCAACGGACTATGGAGGCGGGTGGCGGAGCAGGTCTTCCATGGTTGTGCCGCAGGCCGCGGGTTTGCCTACGTGAAGGCCAACGGCGATGTCTGGCCCTGCCCGTTTGTTGAAATCAGCGGCGGCAACGTGAGGATGGAGTCTTTTAAGTCCATCTACGAAACCTCCAGCGTGTTTCGCAACCTGAGAAATCGAGAAAATATGCTGAAGGGGCTTTGCGGTGACTGTCGGTACCGTACAATTTGTGGAGGGTGCCGAGGCAGAGCCCTGGCCTACAGCGGAGATTATCTCGCCGAAGATCCCCGCTGCTTCATCCGGGATTCCGGAACATCCTAG
- a CDS encoding TetR/AcrR family transcriptional regulator, with the protein MNETQHKLIAAADFLLQENGLVRSTTRVIAKQAGVSEGLLYHYFRDKAELIHEVVFHRLRNLHETLDSLPSLVGQNTVEENLTRVLEIAYEAHYRAIPIICAVFSDYKLRNRIREIVRERQIGPDRSINILAAYLMAEQSIKRISAGINAISAAKLLFASSCHGAMVDHFLANRTEMHVKHLEIRDAVRMILVDPKPSVHLT; encoded by the coding sequence ATGAACGAAACCCAACACAAGCTCATTGCCGCAGCCGATTTTCTGTTACAGGAGAATGGCCTGGTCCGTTCCACGACCCGGGTTATCGCCAAGCAGGCCGGTGTATCCGAAGGGCTCCTCTACCATTATTTCCGGGACAAGGCGGAGTTGATCCACGAAGTCGTTTTCCACCGGTTGCGAAATTTGCACGAAACCTTGGACAGCCTCCCCTCTCTGGTCGGACAAAATACGGTGGAGGAGAATCTCACACGGGTTCTGGAAATAGCTTACGAGGCACATTATCGTGCAATCCCAATTATTTGCGCGGTATTTTCCGATTATAAATTGCGAAATCGGATTCGGGAAATCGTCCGTGAACGTCAAATAGGACCTGACCGCAGCATCAACATTCTCGCCGCTTATCTGATGGCGGAGCAAAGCATAAAACGTATTTCAGCAGGCATCAACGCAATATCCGCGGCCAAACTCCTTTTTGCCAGCAGTTGTCACGGGGCGATGGTCGATCATTTTCTGGCCAACAGAACCGAGATGCATGTAAAACATTTGGAAATCCGGGATGCGGTGCGCATGATCCTGGTTGATCCGAAGCCATCGGTTCACTTAACGTAA